A DNA window from Allokutzneria albata contains the following coding sequences:
- a CDS encoding response regulator transcription factor: MTTTVVLVDDEDLIRTGLRAILGAEPDLEVVGEAADGAEVVPLVRSLKPDVVVMDVRMPAVDGIQATRHLLSTMADPPKILVVTTFENDDYVYDALRAGASGFLLKRARPAEIVQAVRTVASGDSLLFPGAIRALAEHHAGGRRDALSGAQLTEREAEVLRLVAKGLTNAEIAAQLVVSVETVKTHVGNVLGKLHARDRTQAVILAYESGFVSVR, translated from the coding sequence ATGACGACAACAGTTGTGCTCGTCGACGACGAGGACCTGATTCGCACCGGACTGCGGGCGATCCTGGGCGCGGAGCCGGATCTGGAGGTCGTCGGCGAGGCAGCGGACGGGGCCGAAGTGGTGCCGCTGGTGCGCTCGCTGAAGCCCGACGTGGTGGTGATGGACGTGCGGATGCCCGCGGTCGACGGCATCCAGGCGACCCGCCACCTGCTGTCGACCATGGCCGATCCGCCGAAGATCCTGGTGGTCACCACCTTCGAGAACGACGACTACGTCTACGACGCCCTGCGCGCCGGTGCGAGCGGCTTCCTGCTCAAGCGCGCCCGGCCCGCGGAGATCGTGCAGGCGGTGCGCACCGTGGCCAGCGGGGACTCGCTGCTGTTCCCCGGCGCGATCCGCGCGCTCGCCGAGCACCACGCGGGCGGCAGGCGGGACGCGCTCAGCGGGGCCCAGCTGACCGAGCGCGAGGCCGAGGTGCTTCGGCTGGTGGCGAAGGGACTGACGAACGCGGAGATCGCGGCGCAGCTCGTCGTCAGCGTGGAGACGGTGAAGACGCACGTCGGGAACGTGCTGGGCAAGCTGCACGCCCGCGACCGCACGCAGGCCGTGATCCTCGCCTACGAGTCGGGATTCGTCAGCGTTCGCTGA
- a CDS encoding sensor histidine kinase gives MSEDPLAGSSTGTGLRRVLSPLVSRFTFRSWILLLPGGGLLLSFVGLDAGIGTVVGGWFPWPPAQVLIMVLANVVPPVITGFIPAVRMVEIVAVRALLGVPLPDYSAEDGRSWGTRWRTAAWFLLHLLCGGVIALITLIVPTFGVAMMIAPVVPEQRIQFSDTGVVQFPSGAAALWGVPAGLVLFACSLYVIFWLGVLLRRLAPALLGPSPEERIANLERRTEQLAERNRLARELHDSVGHALTVTTVQAGAARLVLDSDPEFVRKALLAIEEAGRTALEDLDHVLGLLREERAAGTTPQRTLADIRSLLDKPRVHAELAGDLDRVRPAVSREAYRIVQECMTNALRHAGEVDVRVRIAVLDGVLELDVTNPVGATRPTGRGGRGLIGMRERVTVLGGRFSAGAEDGLWRVAVALPLGDIR, from the coding sequence GTGAGCGAAGATCCGCTTGCGGGATCGAGCACCGGCACCGGTCTCCGTCGTGTGCTGAGTCCGCTGGTCAGCCGCTTCACGTTCCGGTCGTGGATCCTGCTGCTGCCCGGCGGCGGCCTGCTGCTGTCGTTCGTCGGGCTGGACGCCGGGATCGGCACGGTGGTCGGCGGCTGGTTCCCGTGGCCGCCCGCCCAGGTGCTGATCATGGTGCTGGCCAATGTCGTGCCGCCGGTGATCACCGGCTTCATCCCCGCGGTGCGGATGGTGGAGATCGTCGCCGTGCGCGCTCTGCTCGGCGTGCCGCTGCCGGACTACTCCGCCGAGGACGGGCGCTCGTGGGGGACCAGGTGGCGCACCGCTGCGTGGTTCCTGCTGCACCTGCTGTGCGGTGGGGTCATCGCGCTGATCACGTTGATCGTGCCGACCTTCGGCGTGGCGATGATGATCGCCCCGGTCGTGCCGGAGCAGCGCATCCAGTTCTCCGACACCGGGGTCGTGCAGTTCCCCAGCGGCGCGGCGGCGCTGTGGGGAGTGCCCGCCGGGTTGGTGCTCTTCGCCTGCTCGCTGTACGTGATCTTCTGGCTCGGCGTGCTGCTCCGCCGCCTGGCGCCCGCGCTGCTCGGGCCGTCTCCGGAGGAGCGGATCGCGAACCTGGAGCGGCGCACCGAACAGCTCGCCGAGCGCAACCGCCTGGCGCGCGAACTGCACGACTCGGTCGGCCACGCGCTCACCGTGACCACCGTGCAGGCCGGGGCGGCGCGCTTGGTGCTCGACAGTGATCCGGAGTTCGTGCGCAAGGCGCTGCTGGCGATCGAGGAGGCGGGCCGCACGGCGTTGGAGGACCTCGATCACGTGCTCGGACTGCTGCGGGAGGAGCGCGCGGCAGGGACGACACCGCAGCGAACGCTCGCCGATATCCGTTCACTGCTGGACAAACCGCGGGTTCACGCCGAGCTTGCCGGTGACCTCGACCGGGTGCGTCCGGCGGTGTCCAGGGAGGCTTACCGAATCGTGCAGGAGTGCATGACCAACGCGTTGCGGCACGCGGGCGAAGTGGACGTCCGCGTGCGGATCGCCGTGCTGGACGGGGTTCTGGAGCTGGACGTCACGAACCCGGTCGGTGCGACCAGGCCCACGGGGCGCGGCGGCCGGGGGTTGATCGGAATGCGGGAGCGGGTGACGGTCCTGGGCGGCCGGTTCTCCGCTGGTGCCGAAGACGGACTGTGGAGGGTCGCGGTGGCTCTTCCTTTGGGGGACATCAGATGA
- a CDS encoding DUF3995 domain-containing protein has protein sequence MTGNPDLRGPLATIAGHGAVALAVLYVGLRAHWALGGQALQESVGVTERLLSDSLVPPWGLVGVALAIALLPVGLRRTHFRRALLIPAWIAVAALTARGVSGLLLLYPLRETVPPMSTPAVLALAAYSPVFLLWAALLCGVTVLSRPHS, from the coding sequence GTGACCGGCAACCCTGACCTGCGCGGTCCACTCGCGACGATCGCGGGCCACGGAGCGGTCGCGCTCGCCGTCCTCTACGTCGGGCTGCGGGCGCACTGGGCGTTGGGCGGCCAGGCGCTCCAGGAGTCGGTCGGCGTCACCGAACGACTCCTCAGCGATTCACTCGTGCCGCCGTGGGGTCTTGTGGGTGTTGCGCTGGCGATAGCCCTGCTGCCGGTCGGACTTCGCCGAACGCATTTCCGGCGCGCATTGCTGATTCCCGCGTGGATCGCCGTGGCGGCGCTGACCGCGCGCGGGGTCTCCGGGCTGTTGCTGCTGTATCCGCTGCGCGAGACGGTTCCCCCGATGAGCACGCCCGCGGTCCTGGCACTGGCCGCGTACTCGCCGGTCTTCCTGCTGTGGGCGGCCCTGCTCTGCGGCGTCACGGTCCTTTCGAGACCGCATTCCTGA
- a CDS encoding LamG domain-containing protein, translated as MTERLEDAPPDPKGISGNAELVARLNELRTWAGTPSLRRLRSLAGPSDTLPPATVSDILTGKRLARLPRLEFVEAFVLACLRARDYDEAELAAWTRAWRALANAEQSPVPAEAAPPAPAARWWARRATRVAFALLCLCVLPGAQAAPVLADVTHTGPVTWWKLDDGAGTTAEDATGSGVSGVLSGGVAWTPTELGPAVEFDGSGRVSTDRRVVATENGFSVTAWVRLTATGDWATAVSARGGGFDSFLLGYNGDADAWSFAAPHKDDGDVISAALSGTPPRKGRWTHLGGVYSAVTRQLALYVDGAAVGTSELPAGMRGATGAFDVGRAVHRGRHISGWRGEIRDVRLFDRPISRTELRAITDEALPPAKKISG; from the coding sequence GTGACGGAAAGACTCGAAGACGCGCCGCCAGATCCGAAAGGGATTTCCGGTAACGCCGAGCTGGTCGCCCGGCTCAACGAACTGCGCACCTGGGCGGGAACCCCGTCGCTGCGCAGGCTGCGCTCGCTCGCGGGCCCCTCGGACACACTGCCCCCGGCGACGGTTTCGGACATCCTCACCGGAAAACGGCTGGCCAGGCTGCCCCGGCTGGAGTTCGTCGAGGCGTTCGTGCTGGCCTGCCTGCGCGCGCGGGACTACGACGAGGCGGAGCTGGCGGCGTGGACCAGGGCGTGGCGCGCGCTCGCCAACGCCGAGCAGTCACCGGTTCCGGCCGAGGCCGCACCGCCCGCTCCCGCGGCGCGGTGGTGGGCCCGGCGCGCGACCCGGGTGGCGTTCGCGCTGCTGTGCCTGTGCGTGCTGCCGGGGGCGCAAGCGGCCCCGGTGCTCGCCGACGTGACCCACACGGGGCCGGTGACCTGGTGGAAGCTCGACGACGGAGCCGGGACGACCGCCGAGGACGCGACCGGCTCCGGCGTGTCCGGGGTGCTCAGCGGTGGCGTCGCCTGGACGCCGACCGAGCTGGGCCCCGCAGTGGAGTTCGACGGCAGCGGCCGCGTGTCCACCGACCGGCGCGTCGTCGCGACCGAGAACGGCTTCAGCGTGACCGCCTGGGTGCGGCTCACCGCGACCGGGGACTGGGCGACGGCGGTCAGCGCCCGCGGCGGCGGGTTCGACTCGTTCCTGCTCGGCTACAACGGCGACGCGGACGCGTGGTCGTTCGCCGCGCCGCACAAGGACGACGGCGACGTGATCAGCGCGGCGCTGTCCGGGACGCCACCGCGCAAGGGCCGCTGGACCCACCTCGGCGGCGTCTACAGCGCGGTGACCCGGCAGCTGGCCCTCTACGTCGACGGCGCGGCGGTGGGCACCAGCGAGCTGCCCGCCGGGATGCGCGGGGCGACGGGCGCGTTCGACGTCGGCCGCGCGGTGCACCGGGGGCGGCACATCTCGGGCTGGCGGGGCGAGATCCGCGACGTGCGGCTGTTCGACCGGCCGATCAGCCGCACGGAGCTGCGCGCGATCACCGACGAGGCACTGCCCCCGGCGAAGAAGATTTCCGGCTGA
- a CDS encoding NAD(P)/FAD-dependent oxidoreductase: MTASTTDAPPASADITVVGGGLFGAACAYWLAGSGRRVALVEAGSLAGGASGSGAGLVVPTTPEPYERAVERLGGRTARQVLRIAEKGFSLLRKATEHGEVDCPLKTNGHIQLAVGADRLNVLATRARALKADGVPTDWLSPRDLRASIATGLAPDVRCGLLLPGGALDPTLLVLALIKAAMDLGATVHTGTAVIDVKQSAKGVRVMTTRGLVRSESAIIAVNAWSGRLVPELDRMITAGQAQVLATDVLPPVFGTGLSATIGADGTYWQQTADGRVVLGGDGPAASAQANGSGPLDRKPEDAVHAALVRTLPRLFPALGPIRTTQRRAAPVARTADHLPVVHRVDENVWAAGGFALNGLPLAFALSRALALAVPTGWAPAELGPFALTRPSLRPAAV, from the coding sequence ATGACCGCATCCACCACCGACGCCCCTCCGGCGAGCGCGGACATCACCGTGGTCGGCGGCGGGCTGTTCGGCGCGGCCTGCGCCTACTGGCTGGCCGGCTCCGGCAGGCGGGTCGCGCTCGTCGAAGCGGGCAGCCTCGCGGGCGGGGCCAGCGGGAGCGGCGCCGGACTGGTCGTGCCCACCACACCGGAGCCCTACGAGCGGGCGGTCGAGCGGCTGGGCGGGCGCACCGCGCGGCAGGTGCTGCGGATCGCCGAGAAGGGCTTCTCCCTGCTGCGCAAGGCGACCGAGCACGGCGAGGTGGACTGCCCGCTCAAGACCAACGGCCACATCCAGCTCGCGGTCGGCGCCGACCGGCTGAACGTGCTGGCCACCCGCGCGAGGGCGCTGAAGGCCGACGGCGTGCCGACGGACTGGCTCAGCCCGCGTGACCTGCGCGCGTCGATCGCCACCGGGCTCGCCCCCGACGTGCGCTGCGGCCTGCTCCTGCCCGGGGGTGCCCTCGACCCGACGCTGCTGGTGCTCGCGCTGATCAAGGCGGCGATGGACCTGGGCGCCACGGTGCACACGGGCACCGCGGTGATCGACGTGAAGCAGTCGGCCAAGGGCGTCCGGGTGATGACCACCCGCGGGCTCGTGCGCTCCGAGTCGGCGATCATCGCGGTCAACGCGTGGAGCGGTCGCCTGGTGCCCGAGCTGGACCGGATGATCACCGCAGGCCAGGCGCAGGTGCTGGCGACGGACGTCCTCCCGCCGGTCTTCGGGACCGGGCTCTCGGCCACCATCGGCGCGGACGGCACCTACTGGCAGCAGACCGCCGACGGCCGGGTGGTCCTCGGCGGCGACGGACCCGCCGCCTCCGCGCAGGCCAACGGCTCCGGCCCGCTCGACCGCAAACCGGAGGACGCGGTGCACGCGGCGCTCGTGCGGACGCTGCCCCGCCTGTTCCCCGCCCTCGGGCCGATCCGGACGACGCAGCGCAGGGCCGCCCCGGTCGCGCGCACGGCCGACCACCTGCCCGTCGTCCACCGCGTCGACGAGAACGTCTGGGCCGCGGGCGGGTTCGCCCTCAACGGCCTGCCGCTGGCCTTCGCCCTCTCCAGGGCGCTGGCCCTCGCGGTGCCCACCGGCTGGGCCCCCGCCGAACTCGGCCCGTTCGCGCTCACCCGCCCGTCCCTGCGCCCCGCAGCCGTCTGA
- a CDS encoding SDR family oxidoreductase, translating to MRLDGKIAVVTGASRGAGRGIAAVLGERGATVYVTGRSSRDGGSPTGRPETVEDAAEEVTARGGKGIPVRCDHTDDEQVRALFEQVRAESGRLDVLVSNAWGGYEKDVSRQKTWELDPAHLDLMLDAGLRAHMVTVQFAGPLLTETRGGLVVLTTWAVAEDYRKNQNLYYDVVKTAINRMPVGLAEDFAPYGVTALAVSPGWMLTESMREGITEEQAKLTESTEFVGRAVAALAADADPSRHSGTVRTVVELAEDYGFTDLNGRPSSLWWDSYLKGVNLAAVE from the coding sequence ATGCGACTGGACGGCAAGATCGCCGTGGTGACCGGGGCCAGCAGGGGCGCGGGGCGCGGGATCGCGGCGGTGCTCGGCGAGCGGGGCGCCACGGTGTACGTGACCGGGCGCTCCAGCAGGGACGGGGGCAGCCCGACCGGTCGGCCCGAGACGGTCGAGGACGCCGCGGAGGAGGTCACCGCGCGTGGCGGCAAGGGCATCCCGGTGCGCTGCGACCACACCGACGACGAGCAGGTCAGGGCGTTGTTCGAGCAGGTCCGCGCGGAGTCGGGGCGGCTGGACGTCCTCGTCTCCAACGCGTGGGGCGGCTACGAGAAGGACGTCAGCCGGCAGAAGACGTGGGAGCTGGACCCCGCGCACCTCGACCTGATGCTCGACGCGGGCCTGCGCGCGCACATGGTCACCGTGCAGTTCGCCGGACCGCTGCTCACCGAGACGCGCGGCGGGCTCGTGGTGCTGACCACGTGGGCGGTCGCCGAGGACTACCGCAAGAACCAGAACCTCTACTACGACGTGGTGAAGACGGCGATCAACCGGATGCCGGTCGGGCTCGCGGAGGACTTCGCGCCGTACGGGGTGACCGCGCTCGCGGTGTCGCCGGGCTGGATGCTCACCGAGTCGATGCGCGAGGGGATCACCGAAGAGCAGGCGAAGCTGACCGAGTCGACCGAGTTCGTCGGGCGAGCGGTCGCCGCGCTGGCCGCCGACGCCGATCCCTCCCGGCATTCCGGCACCGTCCGCACCGTCGTGGAGCTGGCCGAGGACTACGGGTTCACCGATCTCAACGGGCGGCCGTCGAGCCTGTGGTGGGACTCCTACCTGAAGGGCGTGAACCTGGCCGCCGTCGAGTAG
- a CDS encoding M28 family peptidase: MRGIMGAVRRRLAAGCLVLLALLLTVSLVEIGPPAPVPASAPATRFSAERAMTHLAAISARPRPIGSQAHADAREYLLRELRSLGVDPTVQRATANRQTDLGEVRNVYARIPGRASTGTVLLVAHYDSTSKGPGAADDGAGVAAILETARALLSGPRPRNDVALLLTDGAEAGLLGAQAFVGASLLDPRTTAVLNFDAKGSAGSSRVVDAGRASAWLLPSLSTVDNPLAWSFAGSLRRIVPDESDFSVFRRAGFAGLSFAFDEGAARNHSGADTVAAMAPGSVQDHGDKALSLARSVGEHDFARAERGNATYFTAFGLVVSYPNWVVVPLAIVAALLFLIVGWTAVRRRGARLRAIGLAVCTFVLPVVVTNALAHVAWYALNLLRPDYAYIGGGDSYRPEFYQAGLLVLSALFILVWYRMVRRRWSTEETMLGVWAWFAVLALVCAFLIKGAAYVTTLPLILGCVAVLAAFRWGGDDPFWPRLALCAAALPAVPLLTPLVDSAWRGLSFAGPPLVAATLVVALALPLVDLLDPKRPRLITAVAAGVAVALVVTGFAVDRFDRDHPHQTSLLYAMEADNGKAFWISYDRHPPPWTRRYVPGADDPELKVLAEDANPGSLATYEGGNASLAAVPAPRATVLRVSGERDTTVLRVRVDSLGAQQVSVYVDTTAHTVVDAAVQNVRLGKLAKSLLTREPWNWGFTFTAVPPEGIEVELRVRGTGQLPLRLVSRRYGLPGVAEFRPMPADLVLSSRPGGVTVVSRTQRMDLDPS, translated from the coding sequence GTGAGGGGGATCATGGGCGCCGTGCGCCGCCGGCTGGCAGCGGGTTGCCTCGTGCTGCTCGCCCTCCTGCTCACGGTGTCGCTGGTGGAGATCGGCCCACCCGCCCCGGTCCCGGCGAGCGCCCCTGCGACGCGGTTCTCCGCCGAGCGGGCGATGACGCACCTCGCCGCGATCAGCGCCCGTCCCCGCCCGATCGGCTCGCAGGCGCACGCCGATGCCCGCGAGTACCTGTTGCGGGAGCTGCGTTCGCTGGGCGTCGACCCGACCGTGCAGCGGGCGACCGCCAACAGGCAGACCGATCTCGGCGAGGTGCGCAACGTGTACGCGCGCATCCCCGGGCGCGCCAGCACGGGAACGGTGTTGCTGGTGGCGCACTACGACTCGACCTCGAAGGGGCCGGGTGCCGCCGACGACGGAGCCGGGGTCGCCGCGATCCTGGAAACCGCGCGGGCCCTGTTGAGCGGACCGAGGCCGCGCAACGACGTCGCCCTCCTGCTCACCGACGGCGCGGAAGCCGGTTTGCTCGGCGCGCAAGCCTTCGTGGGCGCGAGCCTGCTCGATCCGCGCACCACCGCCGTGCTCAACTTCGACGCGAAGGGCTCCGCCGGATCGTCCAGGGTGGTCGACGCCGGGCGGGCGAGCGCGTGGCTGCTGCCCTCGCTGTCCACAGTGGACAATCCGTTGGCCTGGTCGTTCGCCGGGTCGCTGCGCCGGATCGTTCCGGACGAGTCGGACTTCTCGGTGTTCCGCCGCGCGGGCTTCGCCGGGCTGAGCTTCGCCTTCGACGAGGGCGCCGCGCGCAACCACTCCGGCGCGGACACCGTGGCCGCGATGGCCCCGGGCAGCGTCCAGGACCACGGCGACAAGGCGCTCTCGCTGGCGAGGTCGGTCGGCGAGCACGACTTCGCCAGGGCCGAGCGCGGGAACGCCACCTACTTCACGGCTTTCGGGCTCGTGGTGTCCTACCCGAACTGGGTGGTCGTCCCGCTCGCGATCGTCGCAGCGCTGCTGTTCCTCATCGTCGGTTGGACCGCGGTGCGGCGCAGGGGCGCGAGGTTGCGGGCGATCGGACTCGCCGTGTGCACCTTCGTCCTGCCCGTCGTCGTGACCAACGCGCTGGCCCACGTGGCCTGGTACGCGCTGAACCTGCTCCGCCCGGACTACGCCTACATCGGCGGCGGGGACAGCTACCGCCCGGAGTTCTACCAAGCCGGTCTGCTCGTGCTCAGCGCGCTGTTCATCCTTGTCTGGTACCGGATGGTGCGGCGTCGCTGGTCCACCGAGGAGACCATGCTCGGGGTCTGGGCGTGGTTCGCCGTGCTCGCCCTGGTGTGCGCGTTCCTGATCAAGGGCGCGGCGTACGTGACGACGCTGCCGTTGATCCTGGGGTGCGTCGCGGTGCTCGCGGCTTTCCGTTGGGGCGGCGACGACCCGTTCTGGCCGAGGCTGGCGCTGTGCGCGGCGGCCCTGCCCGCGGTGCCCCTGCTGACGCCGCTGGTCGACTCCGCCTGGCGCGGGCTGTCCTTCGCGGGGCCGCCCCTGGTGGCGGCGACCCTGGTCGTGGCGCTGGCGCTGCCCCTGGTCGACCTCCTCGATCCGAAGCGCCCCAGGCTGATCACGGCCGTCGCCGCCGGAGTCGCCGTCGCGCTCGTCGTGACCGGGTTCGCCGTCGACCGCTTCGACCGCGACCACCCGCACCAGACGAGCCTGCTCTACGCGATGGAAGCCGACAACGGCAAGGCTTTCTGGATCAGCTACGACCGGCACCCGCCGCCGTGGACCCGTCGCTACGTCCCCGGGGCCGATGACCCCGAGCTGAAGGTGCTCGCCGAGGACGCGAACCCGGGGTCGCTCGCCACGTACGAAGGCGGCAACGCCTCGCTCGCCGCGGTCCCGGCGCCGCGCGCGACGGTGCTGCGGGTCTCCGGGGAACGCGACACCACAGTGCTTCGCGTGCGGGTGGATTCCCTTGGCGCACAACAGGTTTCGGTGTACGTGGACACCACGGCGCACACGGTCGTGGATGCTGCGGTGCAGAACGTCCGGCTCGGCAAGCTGGCCAAGAGCCTGCTCACGCGGGAGCCGTGGAACTGGGGCTTCACCTTCACCGCCGTGCCGCCGGAGGGCATCGAGGTGGAGCTGCGGGTGCGCGGCACCGGGCAGTTGCCGCTGCGGCTGGTGAGCCGCCGCTACGGCCTGCCCGGCGTCGCGGAGTTCCGCCCGATGCCCGCTGACCTGGTGCTGTCCTCACGGCCGGGCGGGGTCACCGTGGTGTCCCGGACCCAGCGAATGGACCTCGACCCGAGCTGA
- a CDS encoding LysR family transcriptional regulator, with product MELDIRHLRVICAIADAGSVTKAATSLGLSQPSLTGQLQRIETLLGGKLFLRGPDGTVPTDLGTFVISRARAVLPAIDQLQADAIRRAGAQQDLRLLRYGAAPGPLMVGLLGRLRELLPEAEVTLRTETSSPTLVDLVASGRLELAAMLEYPDHEVPPRQEVERRIVATEPSFALLSSSHPLAARPELSLADLAQESWVIPPPGDRFREYFAIACQQAGFRPKVSHETEASGARDLMMAGQAVAIGQATFRETPGVVVRPLLDVPMRVRHVLAWNRNGSLTRLADQLLAAARAAYQEAVDRSPDYQRWLAEHGPLPPV from the coding sequence ATGGAGCTCGACATCCGGCACCTGCGGGTGATCTGCGCGATCGCCGACGCCGGCAGCGTGACCAAGGCCGCGACCTCCCTCGGCCTGTCCCAGCCCTCGCTGACCGGCCAGCTCCAGCGGATCGAGACCCTGCTCGGCGGGAAGCTGTTCCTGCGCGGCCCGGACGGCACCGTGCCCACCGACCTCGGCACGTTCGTGATCTCCAGGGCGCGCGCCGTGCTCCCCGCCATCGACCAGCTCCAGGCCGACGCGATCCGCCGCGCCGGGGCCCAGCAGGACCTGCGCCTGCTCCGCTACGGTGCCGCGCCCGGCCCGCTGATGGTCGGCCTGCTCGGCAGGCTGCGCGAACTGCTGCCCGAAGCCGAGGTCACCCTGCGCACCGAGACCTCCTCGCCGACCCTGGTCGACCTCGTCGCCTCCGGCCGCCTCGAACTCGCGGCGATGCTGGAGTACCCCGACCACGAGGTGCCGCCCCGCCAGGAGGTCGAGCGCCGCATCGTCGCCACCGAACCGAGCTTCGCGCTGCTGTCCAGCTCCCACCCCCTCGCCGCCCGCCCCGAACTCTCCCTCGCCGACCTCGCCCAGGAGTCCTGGGTGATCCCCCCACCCGGCGACCGATTCCGCGAGTACTTCGCCATCGCCTGCCAGCAAGCCGGTTTCCGCCCCAAAGTGAGCCACGAGACCGAAGCTTCCGGCGCACGCGACCTGATGATGGCCGGACAGGCGGTGGCGATCGGTCAAGCCACTTTTCGCGAGACGCCGGGGGTGGTGGTGCGGCCGCTCCTCGACGTTCCGATGCGGGTGCGGCATGTGCTGGCGTGGAATCGGAACGGTTCACTGACCCGGTTGGCCGACCAGCTGCTCGCGGCGGCTCGGGCGGCTTATCAGGAGGCGGTGGATCGGAGTCCGGATTACCAGCGGTGGCTGGCTGAGCACGGGCCTCTTCCGCCGGTCTAG
- a CDS encoding S8 family serine peptidase: MRRSRRALMVAATATSVLLSLGVVGANGQTTGEQVRLVGDNSFSVSFDGGKSWSHQLPTAKKIHLVNRSFDPTSADARRSAPAGELRAEETGVYLVQFTAAPLDSQRRELRGLGARVGAFIPDYAYVVRMDRATSERVAELDYVRWVGAYQAGDKLSPGLVKSVQAKQRLPQQRYLLTLVEADAGDQQALVAEIGRLGGKVEVASASRQHVEAILTQEQLLTVAKRAEVLAAEHNSGEAGTDMDTARQDVGATTIETAGGYNGQGVRGEVMDSGLRVTHQEFQKTPPIMHTTNGSSPSHGTSTYGQIFASGVSAKQRGLLSEGQGIYATYQPADRYKHTQELVDPAGKYRAVFQSNSWGNPLTTSYTAISSAFDKTIFDTDLFICNSQSNAGTTNSRPEAWAKNVLSVGAQYHKNTLDRADDQWNRGASIGPAADGRIKPDVSHYYDNIDTTSSNGDNAYTTSFGGTSGATPITCGTAGLAFQMWADGVFDGGPGKKRDVFDSRPHAATMKALLINTANQYAFSGEAHDLTRVHQGWGTASVGNMYEQAKANGWKLPVLVNETEVLKVGQSRRYEVTTDGSKPLKATLAYSDPEAAPSAAKTLVNDLTLKVTAPDGTVYWGNNGLRAGNFSTPGGSADTIDNVENVIIEKAAAGTWKIEVSADAINVDGHRETPDTDVDFALVVTK; this comes from the coding sequence ATGCGGCGTTCCCGTCGCGCGCTGATGGTCGCGGCCACCGCGACCTCGGTGTTGCTCTCGCTGGGGGTGGTCGGCGCCAATGGCCAGACCACGGGCGAACAGGTCCGGCTCGTCGGCGACAACTCCTTCTCGGTCAGTTTCGACGGTGGCAAGAGCTGGAGCCATCAGCTGCCGACCGCCAAGAAGATCCACCTGGTCAACCGCTCGTTCGATCCGACATCGGCCGACGCGCGGCGCAGCGCCCCTGCCGGAGAGCTCCGCGCCGAGGAGACCGGGGTCTACCTGGTGCAGTTCACCGCCGCTCCGCTGGATTCCCAGCGCAGGGAGCTGCGCGGGCTCGGTGCCCGCGTCGGCGCGTTCATCCCGGACTACGCCTACGTGGTGCGGATGGACCGGGCCACCAGCGAGCGCGTCGCCGAGCTGGACTACGTGCGCTGGGTCGGCGCCTACCAGGCCGGGGACAAGCTCTCGCCGGGTTTGGTGAAGTCTGTGCAAGCCAAGCAGCGGCTGCCGCAGCAGCGCTACCTGCTGACCCTGGTGGAAGCCGATGCCGGTGACCAGCAGGCGCTGGTGGCCGAGATCGGCAGGCTCGGCGGCAAGGTCGAGGTGGCCTCCGCCAGCCGTCAGCACGTCGAGGCGATCCTGACCCAGGAGCAGTTGCTCACTGTGGCCAAGCGTGCCGAGGTGCTGGCCGCCGAGCACAACAGCGGTGAGGCCGGTACCGACATGGACACCGCGCGCCAGGACGTGGGCGCGACCACGATCGAAACGGCGGGCGGCTACAACGGCCAGGGCGTGCGGGGTGAGGTGATGGACTCCGGGCTGCGCGTGACCCACCAGGAGTTCCAGAAGACGCCGCCGATCATGCACACCACCAACGGCAGCAGCCCGAGCCACGGCACCTCGACCTACGGCCAGATCTTCGCCTCCGGCGTCTCGGCGAAGCAGCGCGGCCTGCTCTCCGAGGGCCAGGGCATCTACGCCACCTACCAGCCCGCCGACCGCTACAAGCACACCCAGGAGCTGGTCGACCCGGCGGGCAAGTACCGCGCGGTGTTCCAGAGCAACAGCTGGGGCAACCCGCTGACCACGTCCTACACCGCGATCTCCTCGGCCTTCGACAAGACGATCTTCGACACCGACCTGTTCATCTGCAACTCGCAGAGCAACGCCGGTACGACGAACTCGCGTCCCGAGGCGTGGGCGAAGAACGTGCTGTCCGTGGGCGCGCAGTACCACAAGAACACCCTCGACCGCGCCGACGACCAGTGGAACCGCGGCGCCAGCATCGGCCCCGCCGCTGACGGCCGGATCAAGCCGGATGTGTCGCACTACTACGACAACATCGACACCACCTCGTCGAACGGCGACAACGCCTACACCACGTCCTTCGGCGGTACCAGCGGCGCGACGCCGATCACCTGCGGCACCGCGGGCCTGGCGTTCCAGATGTGGGCCGATGGCGTCTTCGACGGCGGCCCCGGCAAGAAGCGCGATGTCTTCGACAGCCGTCCGCACGCGGCCACGATGAAGGCGCTGCTGATCAACACCGCGAACCAGTACGCGTTCTCCGGTGAGGCCCACGACCTGACCCGCGTGCACCAGGGTTGGGGCACCGCCAGCGTCGGCAACATGTACGAGCAGGCGAAGGCCAACGGCTGGAAGCTGCCCGTGCTGGTCAACGAGACCGAGGTGCTCAAGGTCGGCCAGTCCCGCCGCTACGAGGTGACCACCGACGGCAGCAAGCCCCTGAAGGCCACCCTCGCCTACAGCGACCCCGAGGCCGCGCCCAGCGCCGCCAAGACCCTCGTCAACGACCTCACCCTGAAGGTCACCGCACCCGACGGCACCGTCTACTGGGGCAACAACGGCCTGCGCGCCGGCAACTTCTCCACCCCCGGCGGCTCCGCCGACACCATCGACAACGTCGAGAACGTCATCATCGAGAAGGCGGCCGCGGGCACCTGGAAGATCGAGGTCTCCGCGGACGCGATCAACGTCGACGGCCACCGGGAGACCCCGGACACCGACGTCGACTTCGCTCTCGTCGTGACCAAGTAA